One Oenanthe melanoleuca isolate GR-GAL-2019-014 chromosome 3, OMel1.0, whole genome shotgun sequence DNA segment encodes these proteins:
- the LOC130251579 gene encoding spermatogenesis-associated protein 7 homolog has translation MLAPAARKTIPNTALCALSQMPVHSASAHRSSATLLLQPHMPLGSHNRKKAFQNSGHKTYSGDLLDKHAIYFTEKKQCFTPRTLKTSHQPFLVKYRYYNPPSRKRSSSPGRPSIKSAGINNKKREGLHRFLEDAHMRPHSAHFTQQPAENHELWSHDSDMPLFPGLQLEEVEEEYLCFLQDLTNDILIRSCYQKEALEDVFEMHIKSKRHNLDEVKMRRIVQSLKKELNITNHPDPSISCGGTCQKDASIPATCF, from the exons atgctggctcctgctgcaagAAAGACTATCCCAAATactgctctgtgtgctttgTCTCAGATGCCAGTTCACAGTGCTAGTGCCCACAGATCATCTGCTACGCTCCTCCTGCAGCCGCACATGCCTTTGGGCAGTcacaacaggaaaaaagcaTTCCAAAACTCTGGTCATAAAACCTACTCTGGGGACCTCCTTGACAAACATGCAATTTACTTTACAGAAAAGAAGCAGTGTTTTACCCCTCGGACCTTGAAGACATCACATCAACCTTTTCTTGTAAAATACAGGTATTATAATCCTCCTTCCAGAAAAAGGAGCTCCTCCCCAGGCAGGCCATCAATTAAATCAGCAGGcatcaacaacaaaaagagagaaggcTTGCACAG ATTTTTAGAGGATGCACATATGAGACCACATTCTGCTCACTTTACTCAGCAGCCAGCTGAG AACCATGAATTGTGGAGTCATGATTCTGATATGCCACTTTTTCCAGGATTACAACTTGAAGAAGT AGAAGAAGAGTACCTTTGTTTTCTCCAGGATCTTACAAATGATATTTTGATTAGAAGTTGTTACCAAAAAGA ggCATTAGAAGATGTATTTGAAATGCACATTAAAAGTAAGAGGCATAACCTTGATGAG GTAAAAATGAGAAGAATAGTTCAAAGTCTGAAGAAAGAATTGAATATCACAAACCACCCAGACCCTTCCATCAGCTGTGGGGGAACATGCCAGAAGGATGCCAGCATTCCTGCAACATGCTTTTAA